The following DNA comes from Photobacterium sp. DA100.
CGTGGTCAGCGGCGGATCGCAGTACTCGGCAAACTGGATGTCATCGAAGCCGACAATCGACAGATCTTGCGGTACGCGGAAGCCCAGGCGCTTGGCTTGCTGCATGGCACCAATGGCCATGACATCGTTGTGGCACAGCAGCGCGGTTGGTGGCTCCGGAAGCGACAGCAGTGCGGTGACGGCCCGGGCACCACCGGCAAAGCTGAAATCACTCTTGACGGTATACGCGGGGTTCAACTCGGCCCCGGCACGGCGCAGCGCCTGCTGGTAACCCTGCGAGCGGAACTGGCACAGGGCAGCACTGTCCGGACCGGCGATTTGGGCGATGTGCTTGTGGCCCATCTGGGTCAGGTAATTGACGGCCTCAAAGGCGGCGGTCAGGTTATCGATATGGACAGTTGGCAGCTCGAGCTCCGGCGCAAACTCACACGCCATCACCATCGGTGGTAGGTTTTTCTGTTCGGGTTTGCTGACATCAAAGGGCAGGTCGGTGCCGAGCAGCAACATTCCGTCAGCTTGCTTGGTGAATACGAGGTTTACGAATGAATTTTCGCGGGTTTTCTGTTGCCCGCTATCGCCTAGCAGGACCAGGTAGCCATGTTCCATTGCCGCTTCTTCGATACCGCGGATGATTTCGGTGAAATAGGGATCACAGATATCGGGTACGATAGTGACGATGGTTTTTGATTCGTTGCGACGTAGATTCCTAGCCAGTGAATTGGGTGAATAGCCAGCATCCATGACAGCCTGCTCGACCTTTTTCC
Coding sequences within:
- the cytR gene encoding DNA-binding transcriptional regulator CytR, which encodes MATMKDVAQLAGVSTATVSRALMNPEKVSASTRKKVEQAVMDAGYSPNSLARNLRRNESKTIVTIVPDICDPYFTEIIRGIEEAAMEHGYLVLLGDSGQQKTRENSFVNLVFTKQADGMLLLGTDLPFDVSKPEQKNLPPMVMACEFAPELELPTVHIDNLTAAFEAVNYLTQMGHKHIAQIAGPDSAALCQFRSQGYQQALRRAGAELNPAYTVKSDFSFAGGARAVTALLSLPEPPTALLCHNDVMAIGAMQQAKRLGFRVPQDLSIVGFDDIQFAEYCDPPLTTVSQPRYEIGRQSMLMLLDILKGKDIASGSRLLDAKLVIRESAAPPAN